The nucleotide sequence AGAGCTGCTGGCGGGCAAGGCCGACGTGATGATCACCGATGCCAGCGAGGCGCGTTATCAACAGAAGCTCAAGCCGGGACTATGTGCAGTGAACCCCGAGCGCTATATGCAGTACAGCGAAAAGGCCTTCATGCTGCCCCGTGATGATGTCGCCTGGAAAAGCTACGTCGACCAATGGCTGCATTTGAGTACCGCCACCGGGGTGTACGACGCTATTGTCAAGCAATGGCTGGCGGCGCCTTGATCACTTCGGTCCAGCCGTTCCAATCGCCCGACAAGCGTCTACGCTCTTGAAACACTGAACAAGAACGAGGGACGCGCAATGACGGGAATGCTCCGAGCCAGCGGGTTGCTGCTGATGCTGTGTTTCAGCCAGGCCACTCTGTCCCAGGAACAGGACGCCCAGGCAACCAGGGCACTGCTGGAAAAAGCCCTGGCGTATTACCACGACAAGGGCGACAAGGCGTTTGCCGCCTTCAGCCGCCAGGGTGAATTTGTCGACAAGGACCGCTACGTGTTCGTGGTCGACACCCAAGGCATCCTGCTGGCCAGCGGCGGCCCGTCATCGGCGCTGATCGGCCGTGATGTTTCCGAAGTGCTCGGGCCGGACCTGCAAAAATCCTTCGAGGACGCGCTGAAGGTGCCGGAAGGCGATGGCATCCAGCAAGCCGAGTATCGCTGGCGGAACTGGAACGACGGCAAGGTCGAGCGCAAGCGTGTGTTCTATCAACGCATCGGCCAGCGCATTCTGGCCGTGGGTCATTACCTGCCACGGGCCTCGCCGGAACAGGCCAAGGCGCTGCGGGACAAGGCGGTCCAGGACCTGGAAAAAGACCAGGCCGGTACCCTCAAGGCAATCAACGCGTTGCAGGGCGGCTTTCTAC is from Pseudomonas mucidolens and encodes:
- a CDS encoding cache domain-containing protein; the protein is MTGMLRASGLLLMLCFSQATLSQEQDAQATRALLEKALAYYHDKGDKAFAAFSRQGEFVDKDRYVFVVDTQGILLASGGPSSALIGRDVSEVLGPDLQKSFEDALKVPEGDGIQQAEYRWRNWNDGKVERKRVFYQRIGQRILAVGHYLPRASPEQAKALRDKAVQDLEKDQAGTLKAINALQGGFLQDDLYVFVVDLDTRRYVAHGTNLRLINTDFARIKDPDGKPVGEPILDLMKKQDQGEYEYRWKNPVTGRVENKHAYLRKTGHFLVAVGYYSP